In Bufo gargarizans isolate SCDJY-AF-19 chromosome 5, ASM1485885v1, whole genome shotgun sequence, the following are encoded in one genomic region:
- the LOC122938046 gene encoding xin actin-binding repeat-containing protein 1-like, translating into MADNMKKLSKDAISEKKHEAEIPLPPPPDTATGEHDQCFMPPPPPKESFSKFYEQRQVNELKRLYRHMHPELRKNLEHAVSRDISDLLSNDEPNPQVGVSLDSGEVQSMRWIFENWNLDNIGEHQGNRKLTEEEAVLGSNVKNTSLLFQGQKCIGGERSSSELHTEDQTKGDVKTALWLFETQPLDSLNKIYSEDADVQQAVLKDPVEKGDVKGTKILFETQSLDEVGRCNSVEEHSILQLKSEIQELKGDVNKTIKYFQTEPLCAIRDKTGNVHEIKSICREETQSNDVKTARWLFETQPFDTIHKDASKVQVIRGISLEEIAKGGVNASKWIFETQPLDTIKENVDEGMFQPSEDVVPGVDVSKQRTIFENQTLDSINDNTDSKFAGTEEILPGDVKSTLWLFETQPMETLKGSLEVGHLKKVELLSEERGEVQQRKHIFETCSLDKLTNKEDISTGQYVTNTEGVIKGDVKSFKNLFETLPHESTRNRKSVHVSNQDEIKLGSVKANQTLFESTPLYAIEDSLGNYHEVTSVSREQVISGDVKNYKWMFETKPLDQFSESIQKVDVIKGITKQEIMAGDVGTARWMFETQPIDVIHPDKNVRGEQCTAQKEDLQRGDVTKCRWLFETQPIDALYDKSEKKNENECPIQGDVNSYTWLFETQPLDSITDSEERYITVRVASTDKLESVNVKTTKHLFETEPLDSLSSTKEQKKMIRYSSRVEIQSGEVSRVKEIFESKPNVCVPSQKTDIPIEGNIPAGSVNKFTWLFENCPMDSMTIHEAGIQELSPEENIESGDVGGKIFIFETYSLDQIHQESDETEINKVQEAVNSRDVKSCTMLFETKPLYAIQDKGGIYHEVTSVKKEEIQKGDVNGAKWLFETRPLDMINKDEEVFVIRAVTQEDIEKGCVKAARWRFETEPLDSISDAVKHTAKTVDDVQKGDVQLNRQLFESQQVNQKKYVRLVSVSDVQKGNVRTSTWLFENQPIDCLKGENQDHCGIVKVQREDNQKGDVKRCTWLFESQPLDSLKDTESPAAPQATEMLPKANVKSTTWLFESTPLDKFDFEDSTSVEQKEINVKDTLDAFLSHNIIQHKGIAIENNNGGHVKMIKYQLSTQTATDIQKEEIVGGNLQRILLQLLHRTDVEPHGLLIEENSSGQIIATKLNLLNTVKSTEQEEENVRDDVAKALKILLNEDACTKTGIIMEESESGSVQIIIYTLSLHCKFNMAQEDILKGNVKSTIGNLLACRKESKSRNSVNLEQNEKGNVQLFTSCIEKGDLGYLKSLQAESDLDALAYSQSGCMHQEENNKQSKQSTDQSKASSECVFVTSTPVFHPLKVHKNMKECAVDGTMKGLDTQKASSGCKTEKNINLSNNTERNVTVQKCTGTKQTSTEKNTSTLNTNSCVVPLGSDSNTLDNSSATSTDLQAALLDLRQATAEAMTIQKQVQCKIQNNAQEIQVTNREAVKNITQPVQATLHQEHAKVKQTASITTNVKDTRTSSASLQICTSSNKKVSVSEEDMSSCENKEIARAEISNIKDDDEPPKQAKNYLNPFSDCDYKAQIEQEERDQDIVRGDVKAAIRALQNASAEQREIEKEEVVKGNLAFTLESLQKSNVNVSKGDFKAAMIYRNAGQSYATRKRNSDVQHIKDQAIEKSMQPFDNNSPPSPAPVTEQEKYQALNTRNVDATKDDSEKVNNPMANTQDFIAKACEHIVDENANASQTGQMPQRKKPALPPKPKHLLPGVCPPPRYKHKASLTTPSSPTFKPSTPADEFSFKGIAEPDNMTMQHQSPSNIPHSCKYPTDINPEYEKYMIHHKEHNFCSKDHVITNNNLEERVIKVDQNKQDLLNKGSASADSKLTTQTMPENYLKHNSEQDEHKQILSENVKDGKVSSDKSVVDVTQLKTNVSNADNKNVVMRIKRKKESEEARRQRLSIHMDEIMKDNVKAATDIFENLKKQDELENILKKVTELEEKTSTVDVKSVRGLFETVPDWVASSKEKASPCPKKEQRQYDERFGLQKEDSESVSSVELAFEDLERASAEIKHLKEQTLAKILDIEETIKKALYAVSNLKSDSDIVSLSSLFRESLGTSTNTSNNIKKICIVSSKAKPEKTPQLFEQKSTEDVNQAKTENKKLELEMTTGISSRLSPTSPSFITIESAARKTSLGSNSSLPSAVISNQNGDMSQDLQRQGVSGKERNGINLDPFYQRSVCDNGQSLSSESLGLPAVYEQKLNSPSSPNSQRQKSVLELKTGLESPKVIGTTIVTEKYEESDQYGNKIVRSKTSTTVTKQSDTHSSSTFEFVSAPPRYEVTASPILRRHLISSVDNSSNKGNETGVVFVTFGNSKPAQK; encoded by the coding sequence ATGGCAGACAACATGAAGAAGTTATCAAAGGATGCTATTAGTGAAAAGAAACATGAGGCTGAAATACCTTTACCACCTCCTCCCGACACAGCAACTGGAGAACACGATCAATGTTTTATGCCTCCACCTCCACCAAAAGAGTCATTTTCCAAATTCTATGAGCAGAGACAAGTAAATGAGCTAAAAAGACTTTATCGCCATATGCATCCAGAGCTAAGAAAGAACTTGGAGCATGCTGTGTCTAGAGACATATCCGATCTTTTAAGCAATGACGAGCCAAATCCACAGGTTGGAGTTAGCCTAGACTCAGGAGAGGTACAGTCCATGCGTTGGATCTTTGAAAATTGGAATTTGGATAACATTGGAGAACACCAGGGTAACCGAAAATTGACTGAAGAAGAAGCTGTACTTGGTAGCAATGTTAAAAATACATCTTTGCTATTTCAAGGGCAGAAATGCAttggtggtgaaaggtcctcatcTGAACTACATACAGAAGATCAGACAAAGGGAGATGTTAAGACAGCATTGTGGTTATTTGAAACACAACCACTAGATTCATTAAATAAAATCTATTCTGAAGATGCTGATGTCCAGCAAGCAGTTTTAAAAGATCCAGTTGAAAAAGGTGATGTGAAGGGAACCAAAATTCTCTTTGAGACACAATCACTAGATGAAGTTGGTCGCTGCAATTCTGTAGAAGAACATAGCATTCTTCAGTTGAAATCTGAAATACAAGAGCTGAAAGGAGATGTGAACAAAACAATCAAATATTTTCAGACTGAGCCCTTGTGTGCAATTAGAGATAAAACTGGAAATGTTCATGAGATTAAATCTATTTGTAGGGAAGAGACTCAAAGCAATGATGTAAAAACAGCCAGATGGTTGTTTGAAACTCAGCCTTTCGACACTATTCATAAGGATGCATCTAAAGTTCAGGTTATTAGAGGAATATCATTGGAAGAGATAGCAAAAGGAGGTGTGAATGCAAGCAAGTGGATTTTTGAAACTCAACCCTTAGACACAATAAAAGAGAATGTAGACGAGGGAATGTTTCAACCCTCCGAAGATGTTGTTCCAGGTGTAGACGTGAGCAAGCAACGCACTATCTTTGAAAATCAAACTCTTGACTCCATAAATGATAACACTGACAGTAAATTTGCAGGCACAGAAGAAATATTGCCTGGAGATGTAAAGTCCACTCTGTGGCTCTTTGAAACACAACCAATGGAAACTCTTAAAGGCAGTTTAGAAGTCGGGCATTTAAAAAAGGTTGAGTTATTAAGTGAGGAAAGAGGAGAAGTTCAACAAAGAAAACACATTTTTGAGACATGTTCTCTAGACAAACTTACCAACAAAGAGGATATATCAACTGGACAATACGTAACAAACACAGAAGGAGTTATAAAGGGAGACGTGAAGTCATTCAAAAATCTATTCGAAACGCTTCCGCATGAGAGCACTAGAAACCGTAAAAGTGTTCACGTCTCTAATCAGGATGAAATTAAGCTTGGGAGTGTGAAAGCGAACCAAACTTTGTTTGAAAGCACACCACTTTATGCCATAGAAGATAGTTTGGGTAATTACCATGAAGTTACATCTGTCAGTCGGGAGCAAGTAATAAGTGGTGATGTTAAAAATTACAAGTGGATGTTTGAAACAAAGCCTTTGGATCAGTTTAGTGAAAGTATCCAGAAGGTAGATGTCATTAAAGGGATTACAAAACAAGAAATTATGGCTGGTGATGTTGGAACAGCAAGATGGATGTTTGAAACACAACCTATTGATGTCATTCATCCTGATAAGAATGTAAGAGGTGAACAATGCACGGCTCAAAAGGAAGACTTACAAAGAGGTGATGTTACCAAATGTCGATGGCTCTTTGAGACCCAGCCTATTGATGCATTATATGATAAATCAGAGAAGAAAAATGAGAACGAATGTCCCATTCAAGGTGATGTTAACTCATACACTTGGTTATTTGAAACTCAACCACTTGATTCCATCACAGATTCTGAAGAGCGCTACATAACAGTACGTGTTGCTTCAACAGACAAATTGGAAAGTGTTAATGTTAAAACAACCAAGCATTTATTTGAGACTGAACCATTAGACAGTCTTTCTTCAACTAAAGAACAGAAGAAAATGATAAGATATTCTAGTCGTGTTGAAATCCAATCAGGTGAAGTTTCCAGGGTGAAAGAGATTTTTGAATCAAAGCCAAATGTGTGTGTCCCATCACAGAAGACAGATATTCCTATAGAAGGAAATATACCAGCTGGTTCAGTAAATAAATTCACTTGGCTTTTTGAAAATTGTCCAATGGACTCTATGACAATTCATGAAGCTGGAATTCAAGAATTATCTCCTGAAGAGAATATAGAAAGTGGAGATGTTGgaggaaaaatatttatttttgaaacataTTCTTTAGATCAGATCCACCAGGAATCCGATGAGACAGAAATAAACAAAGTACAAGAAGCTGTTAATAGCAGAGACGTAAAGTCCTGCACTATGCTTTTTGAAACCAAACCATTGTATGCAATCCAGGACAAAGGAGGGATATACCATGAGGTAACATCAGTAAAGAAGGAAGAAATTCAAAAGGGGGATGTGAATGGAGCAAAATGGCTGTTTGAAACAAGACCTCTTGATATGATCAATAAGGATGAAGAAGTTTTTGTCATTAGAGCAGTGACACAGGAAGATATTGAAAAGGGCTGTGTCAAGGCTGCCCGATGGAGATTTGAGACAGAACCATTGGATTCCATCTCTGACGCTGTAAAGCACACAGCTAAAACTGTTGATGATGTACAGAAAGGTGATGTCCAATTGAATAGACAACTGTTTGAGTCTCAACAAGTAAACCAGAAGAAGTATGTTCGATTAGTGAGTGTCAGCGACGTACAGAAGGGAAATGTTAGGACATCTACATGGCTCTTTGAAAACCAACCAATTGATTGCTTGAAAGGAGAAAATCAAGACCACTGTGGTATCGTAAAAGTACAAAGAGAAGACAATCAAAAAGGTGATGTTAAGAGATGCACATGGTTATTTGAGTCTCAGCCCTTAGACAGCTTGAAAGACACCGAAAGCCCTGCAGCTCCTCAAGCTACAGAAATGCTTCCCAAAGCCAATGTGAAGAGTACAACCTGGCTATTTGAAAGTACACCCCTAGATAAATTTGACTTTGAAGACTCAACTAGTGTTGAACAGAAAGAAATAAATGTAAAAGACACACTTGATGCTTTTCTTTCCCATAATATAATTCAGCATAAAGGAATTGCCATTGAAAACAATAATGGTGGACATGTAAAGATGATAAAGTATCAGTTATCCACACAGACTGCAACTGATATTCAAAAGGAAGAAATTGTAGGAGGTAACCTGCAAAGAATCCTATTACAGCTACTTCACAGAACTGATGTAGAACCTCATGGTCTATTAATTGAGGAAAACAGCAGTGGACAAATCATTGCAACTAAATTGAACCTTCTGAATACTGTCAAGTCAACAGAACAGGAGGAAGAAAATGTCAGAGATGATGTGGCCAAAGCCCTTAAAATATTGCTAAATGAAGATGCTTGTACAAAAACTGGTATCATAATGGAGGAATCAGAAAGTGGCTCAGTACAAATTATTATCTATACTCTTTCACTACACTGTAAATTTAACATGGCTCAGGAGGATATTCTAAAAGGGAATGTCAAATCCACAATTGGAAATCTACTTGCATGTCGTAAAGAAAGCAAATCAAGAAACTCTGTGAATCTGGAGCAAAATGAAAAAGGAAATGTCCAGTTGTTCACAAGCTGCATTGAAAAAGGTGATCTTGGATACTTGAAAAGTCTTCAGGCAGAATCAGACTTAGATGCTCTTGCATATTCTCAGAGTGGATGTATGCATCAAGAGGAAAATAATAAGCAAAGTAAGCAGTCAACTGATCAAAGTAAAGCAAGTTCAGAATGTGTGTTTGTTACATCTACCCCTGTGTTTCACCCATTAAAAGTTCATAAGAATATGAAAGAATGTGCTGTGGATGGAACTATGAAAGGTCTAGATACACAGAAAGCTTCATCTGGGTGcaaaacagaaaagaacatcaatctGAGTAATAACACAGAAAGAAATGTAACAGTACAGAAATGCACAGGCACCAAGCAAACATCTACAGAAAAAAATACCTCTACACTGAATACAAATTCTTGTGTTGTGCCCTTGGGTTCCGACTCTAATACATTAGACAACAGCAGCGCCACTAGCACTGATCTACAAGCAGCTTTGTTGGATCTCAGACAGGCAACAGCCGAAGCTATGACCATCCAAAAACAGGTCCAGTGCAAGATACAGAACAATGCTCAAGAAATACAAGTTACCAACAGAGAAGCAGTAAAAAATATAACCCAACCAGTTCAAGCAACACTACATCAAGAACACGCAAAAGTAAAGCAAACAGCAAGCATCACGACCAATGTTAAAGATACACGCACATCTTCTGCAAGTCTTCAGATATGTACTTCATCCAACAAAAAGGTCAGTGTTTCTGAGGAGGATATGTCTTCATGTGAGAATAAAGAAATCGCTAGAGCAGAAATTAGCAATATTAaagatgatgatgagccccccaaACAAGCAAAAAACTATTTAAATCCATTTAGTGATTGTGACTATAAGGCACAAATAGAACAAGAAGAAAGGGATCAAGATATTGTCAGAGGAGATGTAAAGGCAGCCATCAGAGCATTACAGAATGCTTCGGCAGAACAGAGAGAAATAGAAAAGGAAGAAGTTGTTAAAGGTAATTTAGCTTTCACCCTTGAATCTCTTCAAAAGTCAAATGTAAATGTTTCCAAGGGCGACTTTAAAGCAGCTATGATATACAGAAATGCAGGGCAATCTTATGCTACGCGTAAAAGGAATTCTGATGTTCAGCACATAAAAGATCAGGCTATAGAAAAGTCAATGCAGCCATTTGATAATAACTCTCCTCCTTCTCCAGCTCCTGTGACTGAACAAGAAAAGTACCAAGCTCTCAACACACGTAATGTAGATGCAACAAAAGATGACTCTGAAAAGGTGAATAATCCTATGGCAAATACTCAAGATTTCATTGCAAAGGCTTGTGAACATATAGTAGATGAGAACGCTAATGCCTCCCAAACTGGCCAAATGCCACAAAGAAAAAAGCCAGCACTACCACCAAAACCAAAGCATTTGTTACCAGGTGTATGTCCACCCCCAAGATACAAACACAAGGCTTCCTTAACAACACCATCATCTCCAACTTTTAAACCTTCAACTCCAGCCGATGAATTCAGTTTTAAAGGTATAGCAGAACCAGATAATATGACAATGCAACACCAGTCTCCAAGTAACATCCCACATTCTTGCAAGTATCCTACAGACATAAATCCAGAATATGAGAAGTATATGATTCATCACAAGGAACACAATTTTTGCAGCAAAGACCATGTTATTACCAATAACAATCTGGAAGAAAGAGTGATCAAAGTTGATCAAAACAAACAAGATTTATTAAATAAAGGCAGTGCTTCTGCAGATTCTAAGCTAACTACTCAAACAATGCCAGAAAACTATCTAAAACACAATTCAGAACAAGATGAGCATAAACAGATACTatctgaaaatgtaaaagatggaaAAGTGTCATCTGATAAGTCAGTAGTTGACGTGACACAATTAAAAACCAATGTTAGTAATGCTGATAACAAGAATGTAGTAATGAGGATCAAGCGAAAAAAGGAATCAGAAGAGGCAAGACGCCAACGATTATCAATTCATAtggatgaaataatgaaggacAATGTAAAGGCAGCAACGGACatttttgaaaatttgaaaaaacaaGATGAGTTAGAGAATATTTTGAAAAAAGTAACAGAATTGGAAGAAAAGACCAGCACTGTAGATGTAAAGTCTGTGAGGGGTTTATTTGAGACTGTTCCAGATTGGGTGGCAAGCTCAAAAGAAAAGGCTTCCCCTTGTCCTAAGAAAGAACAAAGGCAGTATGATGAAAGATTTGGGCTACAAAAGGAAGATTCTGAAAGTGTCTCATCAGTGGAACTTGCCTTTGAGGACCTTGAAAGGGCAAGTGCTGAAATCAAACATTTAAAAGAGCAGACCCTGGCAAAAATTTTAGACATTGAAGAAACAATTAAGAAAGCACTTTATGCTGTTTCCAACTTAAAATCAGATTCTGACATTGTAAGTCTTTCAAGTCTATTCCGTGAATCATTAGGAACATCTACCAATACTtcaaataacattaaaaaaatttgTATTGTTTCTAGTAAAGCAAAACCTGAAAAAACACCACAACTTTTTGAACAAAAGAGCACAGAAGATGTAAATCAAGCAAAAACAGAGAACAAGAAATTAGAACTGGAGATGACTACTGGTATTTCTAGTCGACTTTCCCCTACATCTCCATCTTTCATTACCATAGAATCTGCAGCCAGAAAAACTTCCCTGGGGAGCAACAGCTCTCTACCTTCAGCTGTAATTTCAAACCAGAATGGAGACATGTCCCAAGATTTGCAAAGACAAGGTGTTAGTGGTAAAGAGCGGAATGGGATTAATTTAGATCCTTTCTATCAGCGGAGTGTATGTGACAATGGACAATCTTTGTCATCTGAATCACTTGGACTTCCAGCAGTCTATGAGCAAAAACTCAACTCACCATCAAGTCCCAATTCTCAAAGGCAAAAGAGTGTCTTAGAGTTGAAAACTGGGTTAGAAAGTCCCAAAGTAATTGGAACAACAATAGTTACAGAGAAATATGAAGAATCTGATCAGTATGGCAACAAAATCGTAAGGTCCAAGACATCTACAACAGTTACAAAACAATCTGACACTCATAGTTCGTCAACATTTGAGTTTGTATCTGCTCCTCCACGTTATGAGGTGACTGCTTCTCCTATTCTTAGAAGACATCTTATCTCATCTGTAGACAATTCAAGTAACAAAGGAAACGAGACTGGTGTGGTATTTGTCACTTTTGGTAATTCAAAACCAGCTCAGAAATGA